Proteins encoded by one window of Mustela erminea isolate mMusErm1 chromosome 7, mMusErm1.Pri, whole genome shotgun sequence:
- the EPB41L1 gene encoding band 4.1-like protein 1 isoform X4 — translation MTTETGPDSEVKKAQEEAPQQPEAAATATTPVTPAGHSGHPEANSNEKHPPQQDTRPAGQSLDMEEKGYGEADGLSERTTPSRAQKSPQKIAKKYKSAICRVTLLDASEYECEVEKHGRGQVLFDLVCEHLNLLEKDYFGLTFCDADSQKNWLDPSKEIKKQIRSSPWNFAFTVKFYPPDPAQLTEDITRYYLCLQLRADIITGRLPCSFVTHALLGSYAVQAELGDYDAEEHVGNYVSELRFAPNQTRELEERIMELHKTYRGMTPGEAEIHFLENAKKLSMYGVDLHHAKDSEGIDIMLGVCANGLLIYRDRLRINRFAWPKILKISYKRSNFYIKIRPGEYEQFESTIGFKLPNHRSAKRLWKVCIEHHTFFRLVSPEPPPKGFLVMGSKFRYSGRTQAQTRQASALIDRPAPFFERSSSKRYTMSRSLDGAEFSRPASVSENHDTGPDGDKQEEDGESGGRRSEAEEGEVRTPTKIKELKLEQETTPRHKQEFLDKPEDVLLKHQASINELKRTLKEPNSKLVHRDRDWERERRLPSSPASPSPKGTPEKVNESRRTQDTSPQDLAPEPRTATGWEVFTQKSLAASPEGSEHWVFIEREYTRPEELSLLKVTTTQQEESKAGLADTLADGRLSKVDILVDKFKVEVATEEMVGVRRAKTQQQGRMIASPEDFESVWEEGPWVRKGPGGASLAAGSALAENLLEGSQLRVGTGEATIKKRWISGGQLEGQTELRKELEEFQTWGRPTASGTRSAEADVPSPASDKGGLQSFLLDPAQSEARADSSDETEPSFAERSFYLNYGEKDSEDRVLPPPLEEGEAGLVTLPVDETRLELAESSALNSSGPQGSAAASSRNKDQEGEAHKPSLEERAVSRGNRRRPGDLEGFAEQLGKGPSPGQTCAEDWEEAGRGVEREFSYSVSNVGMEEEAPNGGDLVEKAENSPPAGWKNHTPHSAGAMCPDLPACALPRTTPPNDVRKPAKPGRGNFLPQDRGRVHIQTGEPVTEDRKASAFLQMEVLAPLPASPGPFQAQAALEETSPSPAPHGSREPLQFGDPFGEQSPVFLKHAHPLKESPEPKDRGGPFVTSDGGERRAPPVASRKPRVVSERAEGAVPLGLVFPSGKPKEITSFQAAGQEGSLEDISKTSVANKIRIFETHGAETRRASETRALINELSSEASVGQVEQQRNKLLDLGFVQLQPPGDFAGPKATHSSVTPLAASHFREGIATTSAQEGCTDLELVSPDSGCETALEETTVGTGHNKSGDAVREEKPITSLAANPPGKGGHPRFASPSGPQRAGLREGSEEKVKPPRPRAPESDTGDEDQDQERDAVFLKDNHLAIERKCSSITVSSTSSLEAEVDFTVIGDYHGSAFEDFSRSLPELDRDKSDSETEGLVFSRDLNKGGLGQEDESGGIEDSPDRGACATPDMPQFEPVKAETMTVSSLAIRKKIEPEAVLQTRVSAMDASQQVDGTAPGGKESITTTPSITTETISTTMTVKGGFSETRIEKRIIITGDEDVDQDQALALAIKEAKLQHPDMLVTKAVVYRETDPSPEERDRKPQES, via the exons AACTGGCTGGACCCCTCCAAGGAAATCAAGAAGCAGATCCGGA GCAGCCCCTGGAATTTTGCCTTCACAGTCAAGTTCTACCCCCCTGACCCTGCCCAGCTGACAGAAGACATCACAAG ATACTACCTGTGCCTGCAGCTGCGGGCAGACATCATCACAGGCCGGCTGCCCTGCTCCTTCGTCACACATGCTCTGCTGGGCTCCTACGCTGTGCAGGCTGAGCTGGGCGACTATGACGCCGAGGAGCACGTGGGCAACTATGTCAGCGAGCTCCGCTTCGCCCCCAACCAGACCcgggagctggaggagaggaTCATGGAGCTGCACAAGACGTACAG GGGCATGACTCCAGGAGAAGCAGAAATCCACTTCTTAGAGAATGCCAAGAAGCTCTCCATGTATGGAGTAGACCTACACCATGCCAAG GACTCCGAGGGCATCGACATCATGTTAGGGGTCTGTGCCAATGGCCTGCTCATCTACCGGGACCGGCTCAGAATCAACCGCTTCGCCTGGCCCAAGATTCTCAAGATCTCCTATAAGAGAAGTAACTTTTATATCAAGATCCGGCCTGGGGAG TATGAGCAGTTTGAGAGCACAATTGGCTTTAAGCTCCCAAACCACCGGTCAGCCAAGAGACTGTGGAAGGTCTGCATAGAGCATCACACGTTCTTCCG GCTGGTGTCGCCCGAGCCCCCGCCCAAGGGCTTCCTGGTGATGGGCTCCAAGTTCCGATATAGTGGGAGGACTCAGGCACAGACCCGCCAGGCCAGCGCCCTCATTGACCGGCCCGCACCCTTCTTCGAGCGTTCCTCCAGCAAACGGTACACCATGTCCCGCAGTCTTGATGGAG CGGAGTTCTCCCGCCCAGCCTCGGTCAGTGAGAATCACGATACAGGACCTGACGGCgacaagcaggaggaggatgGCGAGTCTGGGGGCAGACGGTCAGAGGCCGAGGAGGGAGAGGTCAGGACCCCCACCAAGATCAAGGAGCTAAAG CTGGAGCAGGAAACCACGCCGAGACACAAGCAGGAG TTCCTAGACAAGCCAGAGGATGTCTTGCTCAAGCACCAGGCCAGCATCAACGAGCTCAAACGGACCCTGAAGGAGCCCAACAGCAAGCTGGTCCACCGGGACCGAGACTGGGAGCGGGAGCGCAGGCTGCCCTCCTcgcccgcctccccctcccccaagggcACCCCTGAGAAAGTCAACGAG TCCCGGAGGACCCAGGACACCTCTCCACAGGACTTGGCACCTGAGCCTAGGACGGCCACAGGCTGGGAAGTGTTCACTCAGAAAAGCCTCGCAGCGTCTCCTGAG GGTTCAGAGCATTGGGTATTTATAGAAAGAGAGTACACTAGGCCAGAAGAACTCAGTCTCCTAAAAGTGACCACCACGCAGCAGGAAGAAAGTAAGGCAGGCCTCGCAGATACCCTTGCTGATGGCAGACTCTCCAAAGTAGACATCCTGGTGGATAAGTTCAAAGTCGAAGTGGCCACAGAAGAAATGGTGGGAGTTAGAAGAGCAAAGACCCAGCAACAAGGAAGAATGATTGCAAGCCCTGAAGACTTTGAGTCAGTGTGGGAGGAAGGCCCCTGGGTCAGGAAAGGCCCAGGAGGGGCTTCTCTGGCCGCAGGCTCTGCCCTGGCAGAAAACCTCTTGGAGGGCTCCCAGTTGAGGGTGGGCACTGGGGAGGCCACCATCAAGAAGCGCTGGATCTCAGGTGGTCAGCTGGAGGGCCAGACGGAGCTgaggaaggagctggaggagTTCCAGACTTGGGGAAGACCCACTGCCTCAGGGACCAGGTCAGCAGAGGCCGATGTCCCTTCTCCAGCCTCCGACAAGGGAGGACTCCAGTCATTTCTGCTGGACCCAGCCCAGTCGGAAGCCAGAGCTGACTCAAGTGATGAAACCGAACCTTCCTTTGCAGAGAGGAGCTTCTATCTGAACTATGGAGAGAAAGATTCTGAAGACCGAGTCCTCCCTCCGCCTCTGGAGGAAGGGGAAGCGGGCCTGGTCACCCTTCCCGTTGATGAGACCAGGCTGGAGCTCGCAGAGAGCTCCGCGCTGAATTCCTCGGGCCCACAGGGCTCTGCTGCAGCTTCCAGCAGGAACAAGGACCAAGAGGGTGAAGCTCACAAGCCTTCTTTAGAGGAAAGGGCAGTGTCCCGTGGGAACCGCAGAAGACCAGGTGACCTGGAGGGCTTTGCTGAGCAGCTCGGTAAGGGACCTTCTCCGGGGCAGACATGTGCTGAGGACTGGGAAGAAGCTGGGCGGGGGGTGGAAAGAGAATTCAGCTACTCAGTATCCAACGTAGGCATGGAGGAAGAGGCCCCCAATGGTGGAGATTTGGTGGAAAAGGCTGAGAACAGTCCCCCAGCAGGATGGAAGAACCACACACCTCACAGCGCAGGGGCCATGTGCCCAGACCTCCCAGCCTGCGCCCTTCCTCGGACCACCCCTCCTAATGATGTCAGGAAGCCAGCCAAGCCAGGCAGAGGCAACTTCCTGCCCCAAGACCGGGGCCGGGTCCACATCCAAACAGGAGAACCTGTGACAGAGGACCGAAAGGCCTCAGCGTTTCTTCAGATGGAAGTGCTCGcccccctcccagcctctcctggTCCCTTTCAAGCTCAGGCAGCTCTGGAGGAAACTTCTCCAAGCCCAGCCCCTCATGGGTCCAGGGAGCCTCTGCAGTTTGGGGATCCTTTTGGAGAACAGTCCCCTGTGTTTCTTAAACATGCCCATCCTCTTAaagagagcccagagcccaaggaCCGAGGAGGACCGTTCGTGACCTCAGATGGAGGTGAGCGCCGGGCACCTCCCGTTGCCAGCAGAAAGCCCAGAGTTGTCTCCGAACGAGCCGAGGgggctgtacccctggggttggTGTTCCCTTCAGGGAAGCCAAAGGAGATAACCTCTTTCCAGGCTGCAGGCCAAGAGGGCTCCCTGGAAGATATCAGCAAGACTTCAGTGGCCAACAAAATTCGGATCTTTGAGACCCATGGAGCTGAAACTCGCCGAGCGAGTGAAACAAGGGCCCTCATAAACGAGTTGTCTTCAGAGGCCTCCGTGGGTCAGGTAGAGCAACAGCGGAACAAGCTTCTGGACCTGGGCTTTGTCCAGCTTCAGCCCCCAGGGGACTTCGCCGGCCCCAAGGCCACCCATTCCTCAGTGACGCCGCTGGCTGCCAGCCACTTCAGGGAGGGCATTGCTACCACATCTGCCCAGGAAGGATGCACGGACCTCGAGCTCGTGTCCCCCGATTCGGGCTGTGAAACTGCGCTGGAGGAAACCACCGTGGGCACTGGCCAC AACAAATCCGGAGATGCGGTCAGGGAAGAGAAGCCCATCACCAGCTTAGCAGCCAACCCCCCTGGAAAAGGGGGGCACCCGAGATTCGCCAGCCCCTCGGGCCCTCAG AGAGCAGGGCTAAGGGAGGGCTCAGAGGAGAAAGTCAAACCACCTCGTCCCAGGGCCCCAGAGAGTGACACGGGAGACGAGGACCAGGACCAGGAGAGGGATGCGGTGTTCCTGAAGGACAACCACTTGGCCATTGAGCGCAAGTGCTCGAGCATCACAGTCAGCTCCACGTCGAGCCTGGAGGCTGAGGTTGACTTCACGGTCATTGGTGACTACCATGGCAGCGCCTTCGAAGACTTCTCCCGCAGCCTGCCTGAGCTTGACCGAGACAAAAGCGACTCAGAGACCGAGGGCCTGGTGTTTTCCCGGGATCTCAACAAGGGGGGCCTCGGCCAGGAAGACGAGTCTGGGGGCATCGAGGATAGCCCGGATCGAGGGGCCTGCGCCACCCCAGATATGCCCCAGTTTGAG CCTGTGAAAGCGGAAACCATGACTGTCAGCAGCCTGGCCATCAGAAAGAAGATTGAGCCCGAGGCTGTCCTGCAGACCAGAGTCAGCGCTATGGACGCTAGCCAG CAGGTTGATGGGACTGCCCCAGGGGGAAAGGAGTCCATAACAACCACTCCCTCCATCACCACAGAGACCATATCGACCACCATG ACTGTGAAAGGGGGATTTTCTGAGACGAGAATTGAGAAGCGGATCATCATCACTGGGGATGAAGATGTTGATCAAGACCAG GCCCTGGCTTTGGCCATCAAGGAGGCCAAGCTGCAGCATCCTGACATGTTGGTAACCAAAGCTGTCGTATATAGAGAAACAGACCCGTCCccagaggagagggacaggaagcCACAG
- the EPB41L1 gene encoding band 4.1-like protein 1 isoform X5 — translation MTTETGPDSEVKKAQEEAPQQPEAAATATTPVTPAGHSGHPEANSNEKHPPQQDTRPAGQSLDMEEKGYGEADGLSERTTPSRAQKSPQKIAKKYKSAICRVTLLDASEYECEVEKHGRGQVLFDLVCEHLNLLEKDYFGLTFCDADSQKNWLDPSKEIKKQIRSSPWNFAFTVKFYPPDPAQLTEDITRYYLCLQLRADIITGRLPCSFVTHALLGSYAVQAELGDYDAEEHVGNYVSELRFAPNQTRELEERIMELHKTYRGMTPGEAEIHFLENAKKLSMYGVDLHHAKDSEGIDIMLGVCANGLLIYRDRLRINRFAWPKILKISYKRSNFYIKIRPGEYEQFESTIGFKLPNHRSAKRLWKVCIEHHTFFRLVSPEPPPKGFLVMGSKFRYSGRTQAQTRQASALIDRPAPFFERSSSKRYTMSRSLDGAEFSRPASVSENHDTGPDGDKQEEDGESGGRRSEAEEGEVRTPTKIKELKLEQETTPRHKQEFLDKPEDVLLKHQASINELKRTLKEPNSKLVHRDRDWERERRLPSSPASPSPKGTPEKVNESRRTQDTSPQDLAPEPRTATGWEVFTQKSLAASPEGSEHWVFIEREYTRPEELSLLKVTTTQQEESKAGLADTLADGRLSKVDILVDKFKVEVATEEMVGVRRAKTQQQGRMIASPEDFESVWEEGPWVRKGPGGASLAAGSALAENLLEGSQLRVGTGEATIKKRWISGGQLEGQTELRKELEEFQTWGRPTASGTRSAEADVPSPASDKGGLQSFLLDPAQSEARADSSDETEPSFAERSFYLNYGEKDSEDRVLPPPLEEGEAGLVTLPVDETRLELAESSALNSSGPQGSAAASSRNKDQEGEAHKPSLEERAVSRGNRRRPGDLEGFAEQLGKGPSPGQTCAEDWEEAGRGVEREFSYSVSNVGMEEEAPNGGDLVEKAENSPPAGWKNHTPHSAGAMCPDLPACALPRTTPPNDVRKPAKPGRGNFLPQDRGRVHIQTGEPVTEDRKASAFLQMEVLAPLPASPGPFQAQAALEETSPSPAPHGSREPLQFGDPFGEQSPVFLKHAHPLKESPEPKDRGGPFVTSDGGERRAPPVASRKPRVVSERAEGAVPLGLVFPSGKPKEITSFQAAGQEGSLEDISKTSVANKIRIFETHGAETRRASETRALINELSSEASVGQVEQQRNKLLDLGFVQLQPPGDFAGPKATHSSVTPLAASHFREGIATTSAQEGCTDLELVSPDSGCETALEETTVGTGHNKSGDAVREEKPITSLAANPPGKGGHPRFASPSGPQRAGLREGSEEKVKPPRPRAPESDTGDEDQDQERDAVFLKDNHLAIERKCSSITVSSTSSLEAEVDFTVIGDYHGSAFEDFSRSLPELDRDKSDSETEGLVFSRDLNKGGLGQEDESGGIEDSPDRGACATPDMPQFEPVKAETMTVSSLAIRKKIEPEAVLQTRVSAMDASQQVDGTAPGGKESITTTPSITTETISTTMENSLKSGKGAAAMIPGPQTVATDIRSLSPIIGKDVLTSTYGATAETLSTSTTTHVTKTVKGGFSETRIEKRIIITGDEDVDQDQALALAIKEAKLQHPDMLVTKAVVYRETDPSPEERDRKPQES, via the exons AACTGGCTGGACCCCTCCAAGGAAATCAAGAAGCAGATCCGGA GCAGCCCCTGGAATTTTGCCTTCACAGTCAAGTTCTACCCCCCTGACCCTGCCCAGCTGACAGAAGACATCACAAG ATACTACCTGTGCCTGCAGCTGCGGGCAGACATCATCACAGGCCGGCTGCCCTGCTCCTTCGTCACACATGCTCTGCTGGGCTCCTACGCTGTGCAGGCTGAGCTGGGCGACTATGACGCCGAGGAGCACGTGGGCAACTATGTCAGCGAGCTCCGCTTCGCCCCCAACCAGACCcgggagctggaggagaggaTCATGGAGCTGCACAAGACGTACAG GGGCATGACTCCAGGAGAAGCAGAAATCCACTTCTTAGAGAATGCCAAGAAGCTCTCCATGTATGGAGTAGACCTACACCATGCCAAG GACTCCGAGGGCATCGACATCATGTTAGGGGTCTGTGCCAATGGCCTGCTCATCTACCGGGACCGGCTCAGAATCAACCGCTTCGCCTGGCCCAAGATTCTCAAGATCTCCTATAAGAGAAGTAACTTTTATATCAAGATCCGGCCTGGGGAG TATGAGCAGTTTGAGAGCACAATTGGCTTTAAGCTCCCAAACCACCGGTCAGCCAAGAGACTGTGGAAGGTCTGCATAGAGCATCACACGTTCTTCCG GCTGGTGTCGCCCGAGCCCCCGCCCAAGGGCTTCCTGGTGATGGGCTCCAAGTTCCGATATAGTGGGAGGACTCAGGCACAGACCCGCCAGGCCAGCGCCCTCATTGACCGGCCCGCACCCTTCTTCGAGCGTTCCTCCAGCAAACGGTACACCATGTCCCGCAGTCTTGATGGAG CGGAGTTCTCCCGCCCAGCCTCGGTCAGTGAGAATCACGATACAGGACCTGACGGCgacaagcaggaggaggatgGCGAGTCTGGGGGCAGACGGTCAGAGGCCGAGGAGGGAGAGGTCAGGACCCCCACCAAGATCAAGGAGCTAAAG CTGGAGCAGGAAACCACGCCGAGACACAAGCAGGAG TTCCTAGACAAGCCAGAGGATGTCTTGCTCAAGCACCAGGCCAGCATCAACGAGCTCAAACGGACCCTGAAGGAGCCCAACAGCAAGCTGGTCCACCGGGACCGAGACTGGGAGCGGGAGCGCAGGCTGCCCTCCTcgcccgcctccccctcccccaagggcACCCCTGAGAAAGTCAACGAG TCCCGGAGGACCCAGGACACCTCTCCACAGGACTTGGCACCTGAGCCTAGGACGGCCACAGGCTGGGAAGTGTTCACTCAGAAAAGCCTCGCAGCGTCTCCTGAG GGTTCAGAGCATTGGGTATTTATAGAAAGAGAGTACACTAGGCCAGAAGAACTCAGTCTCCTAAAAGTGACCACCACGCAGCAGGAAGAAAGTAAGGCAGGCCTCGCAGATACCCTTGCTGATGGCAGACTCTCCAAAGTAGACATCCTGGTGGATAAGTTCAAAGTCGAAGTGGCCACAGAAGAAATGGTGGGAGTTAGAAGAGCAAAGACCCAGCAACAAGGAAGAATGATTGCAAGCCCTGAAGACTTTGAGTCAGTGTGGGAGGAAGGCCCCTGGGTCAGGAAAGGCCCAGGAGGGGCTTCTCTGGCCGCAGGCTCTGCCCTGGCAGAAAACCTCTTGGAGGGCTCCCAGTTGAGGGTGGGCACTGGGGAGGCCACCATCAAGAAGCGCTGGATCTCAGGTGGTCAGCTGGAGGGCCAGACGGAGCTgaggaaggagctggaggagTTCCAGACTTGGGGAAGACCCACTGCCTCAGGGACCAGGTCAGCAGAGGCCGATGTCCCTTCTCCAGCCTCCGACAAGGGAGGACTCCAGTCATTTCTGCTGGACCCAGCCCAGTCGGAAGCCAGAGCTGACTCAAGTGATGAAACCGAACCTTCCTTTGCAGAGAGGAGCTTCTATCTGAACTATGGAGAGAAAGATTCTGAAGACCGAGTCCTCCCTCCGCCTCTGGAGGAAGGGGAAGCGGGCCTGGTCACCCTTCCCGTTGATGAGACCAGGCTGGAGCTCGCAGAGAGCTCCGCGCTGAATTCCTCGGGCCCACAGGGCTCTGCTGCAGCTTCCAGCAGGAACAAGGACCAAGAGGGTGAAGCTCACAAGCCTTCTTTAGAGGAAAGGGCAGTGTCCCGTGGGAACCGCAGAAGACCAGGTGACCTGGAGGGCTTTGCTGAGCAGCTCGGTAAGGGACCTTCTCCGGGGCAGACATGTGCTGAGGACTGGGAAGAAGCTGGGCGGGGGGTGGAAAGAGAATTCAGCTACTCAGTATCCAACGTAGGCATGGAGGAAGAGGCCCCCAATGGTGGAGATTTGGTGGAAAAGGCTGAGAACAGTCCCCCAGCAGGATGGAAGAACCACACACCTCACAGCGCAGGGGCCATGTGCCCAGACCTCCCAGCCTGCGCCCTTCCTCGGACCACCCCTCCTAATGATGTCAGGAAGCCAGCCAAGCCAGGCAGAGGCAACTTCCTGCCCCAAGACCGGGGCCGGGTCCACATCCAAACAGGAGAACCTGTGACAGAGGACCGAAAGGCCTCAGCGTTTCTTCAGATGGAAGTGCTCGcccccctcccagcctctcctggTCCCTTTCAAGCTCAGGCAGCTCTGGAGGAAACTTCTCCAAGCCCAGCCCCTCATGGGTCCAGGGAGCCTCTGCAGTTTGGGGATCCTTTTGGAGAACAGTCCCCTGTGTTTCTTAAACATGCCCATCCTCTTAaagagagcccagagcccaaggaCCGAGGAGGACCGTTCGTGACCTCAGATGGAGGTGAGCGCCGGGCACCTCCCGTTGCCAGCAGAAAGCCCAGAGTTGTCTCCGAACGAGCCGAGGgggctgtacccctggggttggTGTTCCCTTCAGGGAAGCCAAAGGAGATAACCTCTTTCCAGGCTGCAGGCCAAGAGGGCTCCCTGGAAGATATCAGCAAGACTTCAGTGGCCAACAAAATTCGGATCTTTGAGACCCATGGAGCTGAAACTCGCCGAGCGAGTGAAACAAGGGCCCTCATAAACGAGTTGTCTTCAGAGGCCTCCGTGGGTCAGGTAGAGCAACAGCGGAACAAGCTTCTGGACCTGGGCTTTGTCCAGCTTCAGCCCCCAGGGGACTTCGCCGGCCCCAAGGCCACCCATTCCTCAGTGACGCCGCTGGCTGCCAGCCACTTCAGGGAGGGCATTGCTACCACATCTGCCCAGGAAGGATGCACGGACCTCGAGCTCGTGTCCCCCGATTCGGGCTGTGAAACTGCGCTGGAGGAAACCACCGTGGGCACTGGCCAC AACAAATCCGGAGATGCGGTCAGGGAAGAGAAGCCCATCACCAGCTTAGCAGCCAACCCCCCTGGAAAAGGGGGGCACCCGAGATTCGCCAGCCCCTCGGGCCCTCAG AGAGCAGGGCTAAGGGAGGGCTCAGAGGAGAAAGTCAAACCACCTCGTCCCAGGGCCCCAGAGAGTGACACGGGAGACGAGGACCAGGACCAGGAGAGGGATGCGGTGTTCCTGAAGGACAACCACTTGGCCATTGAGCGCAAGTGCTCGAGCATCACAGTCAGCTCCACGTCGAGCCTGGAGGCTGAGGTTGACTTCACGGTCATTGGTGACTACCATGGCAGCGCCTTCGAAGACTTCTCCCGCAGCCTGCCTGAGCTTGACCGAGACAAAAGCGACTCAGAGACCGAGGGCCTGGTGTTTTCCCGGGATCTCAACAAGGGGGGCCTCGGCCAGGAAGACGAGTCTGGGGGCATCGAGGATAGCCCGGATCGAGGGGCCTGCGCCACCCCAGATATGCCCCAGTTTGAG CCTGTGAAAGCGGAAACCATGACTGTCAGCAGCCTGGCCATCAGAAAGAAGATTGAGCCCGAGGCTGTCCTGCAGACCAGAGTCAGCGCTATGGACGCTAGCCAG CAGGTTGATGGGACTGCCCCAGGGGGAAAGGAGTCCATAACAACCACTCCCTCCATCACCACAGAGACCATATCGACCACCATG GAGAACAGTCTCAAGTCCGGGAAGGGGGCAGCTGCCATGATCCCAGGCCCACAGACGGTGGCCACGGATATCCGTTCTCTTTCTCCG ATCATCGGGAAAGATGTCCTCACCAGCACCTACGGCGCCACCGCGGAAACCctctccacctccaccaccacccatgTTACCAAA ACTGTGAAAGGGGGATTTTCTGAGACGAGAATTGAGAAGCGGATCATCATCACTGGGGATGAAGATGTTGATCAAGACCAG GCCCTGGCTTTGGCCATCAAGGAGGCCAAGCTGCAGCATCCTGACATGTTGGTAACCAAAGCTGTCGTATATAGAGAAACAGACCCGTCCccagaggagagggacaggaagcCACAG